From one Rhodobium gokarnense genomic stretch:
- a CDS encoding M16 family metallopeptidase gives MIRQHVPARGALQALTVAFAFVALVALTPFARAMEIQRVVSPGGIEAWLVEEHSIPLIAVNFAFQGGSTQDPEGKAGVANMVSGLLDEGAGDLDSAAFQERLQDTSVKLSFSEGRDAFYGSLRTLTTNLSEGADLLKLAVNEPRFDAEPVERIRAQVLTSIRRNEKDPGNIAARVWFKTAFPSHPYGNPSKGTEESVKKITVDDLKTFRKDVFARDNLKIAVVGAIDAETVGKLVDEVFGDLPEKANLTEVPDVSPVTGARNVESMAIPQTVIRFGGAGLKRADKDFVPAYVMNHILGGGSFTSRLYEEVREKRGLAYSVYTYLAPMDHAGIFLGGTATRSGRADETLKLIRDEIRRMAEEGPTAEELEKAKKYLIGSYPLRFDSSDKIAEALVAIQQEDLGIDYIDKRNGLIEAVTLEDVKRAAKRVLAGGDLTISVVGQSSS, from the coding sequence CGGCAGCATGTTCCCGCCCGCGGCGCGCTTCAGGCGCTCACCGTCGCGTTCGCCTTCGTCGCCCTGGTGGCGCTCACGCCGTTCGCCCGCGCCATGGAGATCCAGCGGGTCGTCAGCCCCGGCGGCATCGAGGCCTGGCTGGTGGAAGAGCATTCGATCCCGCTGATCGCGGTCAATTTCGCCTTTCAGGGCGGCTCGACCCAGGACCCGGAAGGTAAGGCGGGCGTTGCCAACATGGTCTCCGGCCTCCTCGACGAGGGCGCCGGCGATCTCGACAGCGCCGCCTTCCAGGAGCGCCTGCAGGACACCTCGGTGAAGCTTTCCTTCTCGGAAGGCCGCGATGCCTTCTACGGCAGCCTGCGCACCCTGACGACCAATCTCTCCGAGGGCGCCGACCTGTTGAAGCTCGCCGTCAACGAGCCGCGCTTCGATGCCGAGCCGGTGGAGCGCATCCGCGCCCAGGTGCTCACCTCGATCCGCCGCAACGAGAAGGACCCCGGCAACATCGCCGCCCGCGTCTGGTTCAAGACCGCCTTCCCCAGCCACCCCTACGGCAATCCCAGCAAGGGCACGGAGGAAAGCGTCAAGAAGATCACCGTCGATGACCTGAAGACCTTCCGCAAGGACGTCTTTGCCAGGGACAATCTGAAGATCGCCGTCGTCGGTGCCATCGATGCGGAAACCGTCGGCAAGCTCGTCGACGAGGTCTTTGGCGACCTGCCGGAAAAGGCCAATCTCACCGAGGTGCCGGATGTCTCACCGGTGACCGGCGCGCGCAATGTGGAATCGATGGCCATCCCGCAGACCGTCATCCGCTTCGGCGGCGCCGGCCTGAAGCGCGCCGACAAGGACTTTGTCCCGGCTTATGTGATGAACCACATCCTCGGCGGCGGCAGCTTTACCTCAAGGCTCTATGAGGAGGTGCGCGAGAAGCGCGGCCTTGCCTATTCCGTCTACACCTATCTCGCGCCGATGGACCACGCCGGCATCTTCCTCGGCGGCACTGCGACCCGGTCCGGGCGCGCCGACGAGACGCTGAAGCTGATCCGCGACGAAATCCGCCGCATGGCGGAGGAGGGGCCGACGGCCGAGGAGCTGGAAAAGGCCAAGAAATACCTGATCGGGTCCTACCCGCTGCGCTTCGACTCGTCCGACAAGATTGCCGAGGCGCTGGTCGCCATCCAGCAGGAAGACCTCGGCATCGACTATATCGACAAGCGCAACGGCCTCATCGAGGCCGTCACCCTGGAAGACGTCAAGCGCGCGGCCAAGCGGGTGCTGGCCGGCGGAGACCTGACGATTTCGGTCGTCGGGCAGTCTTCGAGCTGA
- a CDS encoding DUF6101 family protein — MLSKRAALERNSFGLRLDPFSLPARYSAPLAGAQAGDEANIYLDRDLVVVKRRLSGLPLTVSLPVSAFTGIAVRSTPLDEEGAVAVSIELLHRDPALSLPLVVADCYDEIVADWQAWSKTLGLPLMLIEADGSLTQPVAHIGRLRFDGTLSRRRRANRRRRPRFLGRRKTGLPERTETRYAEREIIART; from the coding sequence ATGTTGAGTAAAAGAGCCGCTCTTGAGCGGAACAGCTTCGGCTTGAGGCTGGATCCCTTCTCCCTGCCTGCGCGTTATTCGGCCCCGCTTGCCGGCGCGCAGGCAGGCGATGAGGCAAATATCTATCTCGACCGGGACCTGGTGGTGGTCAAGAGGCGGCTTTCGGGCCTGCCCCTCACCGTCTCGCTGCCGGTCTCGGCGTTCACGGGTATCGCCGTGCGCTCGACCCCGCTCGACGAGGAGGGCGCGGTCGCGGTCTCCATCGAGCTTCTGCACCGGGACCCGGCGCTGTCGCTGCCGCTGGTCGTCGCCGACTGCTATGACGAGATCGTCGCCGACTGGCAGGCCTGGTCGAAGACGCTCGGCCTGCCCCTGATGCTGATCGAGGCGGACGGCAGCCTGACCCAGCCGGTCGCCCATATCGGCCGGCTGCGCTTCGACGGCACGCTGTCGCGCCGCCGCCGGGCAAACCGTCGCCGGCGCCCACGCTTCCTCGGCCGGCGCAAGACCGGCCTGCCGGAGCGCACCGAGACGCGCTACGCGGAACGCGAGATCATCGCGCGGACGTAA
- a CDS encoding TldD/PmbA family protein, which translates to MSVDLDLKPLEARAAELVAAAKRAGADAADAVVVKGVQLGIDVRGGKVEESERSESDDFSLRVFVGNRSASVSANVLDRLDTLAERAVAMARVAPEDRFAGLADSDRLAREFPDLDLVDPVQPDAKALTDVALVAEEAGLAVDGVAKSGGAHAGTSLSGLVLATSDGFAGSYLVSRHTISMTAIAGSGTAMERDYEMSVATHRDDLDAPEKIGRGAGERAVARLGADKIETRNGATVIYEPRAAASLIRHFIAAISGGAIARKTSFLTDRLGKPVFAPGIRIADDPLRRRGLGSRPFDAEGVSVSPLDLVDGGVLQSWLLDSATARELGLETNGRASRGGGGTSPSATNVTLGAGEKSPQELMKEIGSGLFITDLIGHGVNAVTGDYSRGASGFWFENGEITTPVSEITVAANLKDMFARMIPANDPEYRFGIEVPTVAVEGVTIAGR; encoded by the coding sequence ATGTCAGTTGATCTGGATCTAAAACCGCTCGAGGCGCGGGCCGCCGAGCTCGTTGCCGCGGCCAAGCGCGCCGGCGCCGATGCCGCCGATGCGGTCGTCGTCAAAGGCGTGCAGCTCGGCATCGACGTGCGCGGCGGCAAGGTGGAGGAGAGCGAGCGCTCCGAGTCGGACGACTTCTCGCTACGCGTCTTCGTCGGCAACCGCTCCGCCTCGGTCTCGGCCAATGTGCTCGACCGGCTGGACACGCTGGCCGAGCGCGCCGTCGCCATGGCCAGGGTCGCCCCGGAGGACCGCTTCGCCGGCCTTGCCGACAGCGACCGGCTCGCCCGCGAGTTCCCCGACCTCGACCTCGTCGACCCGGTGCAGCCGGACGCCAAGGCGCTTACCGACGTGGCGCTCGTTGCCGAAGAGGCCGGCCTTGCCGTCGACGGCGTTGCCAAATCCGGCGGCGCCCATGCCGGCACCAGCCTCTCCGGCCTCGTCCTTGCCACCTCCGACGGCTTTGCCGGCTCCTACCTCGTCTCCCGCCACACCATCTCCATGACGGCCATCGCCGGCAGCGGCACGGCGATGGAGCGCGACTACGAGATGTCGGTCGCCACCCACCGCGATGATCTCGATGCGCCTGAAAAGATCGGCCGCGGCGCCGGCGAGCGAGCGGTGGCCCGGCTCGGCGCCGACAAGATCGAGACCCGCAACGGCGCAACCGTCATCTATGAGCCGCGCGCGGCGGCCAGCCTCATCCGCCATTTCATCGCCGCCATCAGCGGCGGCGCCATCGCCCGCAAGACCAGCTTCCTGACCGACCGTCTGGGCAAGCCGGTCTTTGCGCCCGGCATCCGCATTGCCGACGATCCCCTGCGCCGTCGCGGCCTCGGCTCGCGCCCCTTCGATGCGGAAGGGGTGAGCGTTTCGCCGCTCGACCTGGTCGACGGCGGCGTGCTGCAGTCCTGGTTGCTCGATTCGGCGACCGCCCGCGAACTCGGCCTTGAGACCAACGGCCGCGCCTCGCGCGGTGGCGGCGGCACCTCGCCGTCGGCCACCAACGTCACGCTCGGCGCCGGCGAGAAGTCGCCGCAGGAGCTGATGAAGGAGATCGGCTCCGGGCTCTTCATCACCGACCTCATCGGCCACGGCGTCAATGCGGTGACCGGCGACTACAGCCGCGGCGCTTCCGGCTTCTGGTTCGAGAACGGCGAGATCACCACGCCCGTCAGCGAGATCACCGTCGCGGCCAACCTGAAGGACATGTTCGCCCGCATGATCCCCGCCAACGATCCCGAGTACCGCTTCGGCATCGAGGTGCCGACGGTCGCCGTCGAAGGGGTGACCATTGCCGGACGCTGA
- a CDS encoding 3'(2'),5'-bisphosphate nucleotidase CysQ — protein sequence MPDADAAGRADLDLLAGAARDAGALALTYFRRDPDRWMKEGNSVVTEADIAVDDFLRERLVSSRPDHGWISEESEDNATRLGCARVFVVDPIDGTRAFVDGRPDWTVSLAIAEAGRPVAAALFAPVHDELFLASAGAGASLNGAPIAPSRHKGLKGALIAGSKNVISDKALAATGIRRAGFIPSLAYRLALVGDGRIDGAAARPDAYDWDLAAADLIVHEAGGLMTDIDGRQIRYNERRLRHPALVAAAAGVHEALRQRIASSVRHR from the coding sequence TTGCCGGACGCTGACGCCGCCGGGCGTGCCGACCTCGACCTCCTGGCAGGGGCCGCCCGCGATGCCGGGGCCCTCGCGCTCACCTATTTCCGGCGCGATCCCGACCGCTGGATGAAGGAGGGCAACTCGGTCGTCACCGAGGCCGATATCGCCGTCGACGATTTCCTGCGCGAGCGCCTCGTGTCCTCGCGGCCCGACCATGGCTGGATTTCCGAGGAATCGGAGGACAACGCGACCCGGCTCGGCTGCGCCCGGGTCTTCGTCGTCGATCCCATCGACGGCACCAGGGCCTTCGTCGACGGTCGGCCCGACTGGACCGTGTCGCTGGCCATCGCCGAGGCCGGCCGGCCCGTTGCCGCCGCCCTCTTTGCCCCGGTTCACGACGAGTTGTTCCTGGCCTCCGCCGGCGCCGGCGCCAGCCTCAACGGCGCGCCGATTGCGCCGAGCCGCCATAAGGGCCTGAAGGGCGCGCTGATCGCCGGCTCCAAGAACGTCATTTCCGACAAGGCGCTGGCCGCGACCGGCATCAGGCGGGCCGGCTTCATCCCCTCGCTCGCCTATCGCCTCGCGCTGGTCGGCGACGGCCGTATCGACGGCGCCGCCGCCCGTCCCGACGCCTATGACTGGGACCTTGCCGCCGCCGACCTGATCGTGCATGAAGCGGGCGGTCTGATGACGGATATCGACGGCCGCCAGATCCGCTATAATGAACGGCGCTTGCGTCATCCGGCGCTGGTGGCTGCCGCCGCCGGTGTCCATGAAGCGCTGCGGCAGCGGATCGCCTCGTCCGTCCGTCACCGATAG
- a CDS encoding DUF4170 domain-containing protein has protein sequence MAEDKQKQLLHIVIGGELEDLEDVTFSNLDEVEVVGVYPNYAAAYDVWKSKAHMTVDNAHMRYFIIHVHRLLDPDHDKDLQG, from the coding sequence ATGGCCGAAGACAAGCAGAAGCAGCTTCTCCACATCGTCATCGGCGGCGAGCTGGAAGACCTGGAAGACGTGACCTTTTCCAACCTCGACGAGGTCGAGGTGGTCGGCGTCTACCCGAACTACGCTGCCGCCTACGACGTCTGGAAATCGAAGGCGCACATGACCGTCGACAACGCCCATATGCGCTATTTCATCATCCACGTGCACCGGTTGCTCGACCCGGACCACGACAAGGATCTGCAGGGCTGA
- a CDS encoding ABC transporter ATP-binding protein — protein sequence MKGILLDKAMDARDDDTLDVPPIETFEVVRRIARDHLKPRWPLLVVALATMAFVAATTGAMPFLMQRAIDDIFIARKEAMLYVLPVAVLLVMVARGLADYTSRVTEAYLGSRIIADLRTQLFEKLAFSDLGWLQSTHSGRFVSVFMTDVTVVNRAAAQTLSGIAKNFLQIVFLTGAMFYMDWLLALIVLAALPIGGSLLRLQRKRTRSSVRRTLQETGDLGSIVAQTLHGIRVVKAYHREAEETSRARAIIDRTLEYMMQTVRMRAATAPVAESLSGLGFAGAILYGGYQGIYGDLTLGHFSGFMTAAMLIYQPVKALAQLHNTLQEGVIAASRVYGIIDRDTKVAENPAAKPLVVREGAIRFDNVSFSYEEGRPVLADFTLDVPAGSRIALVGPSGAGKSTLINLMLRFFDPDSGRILVDDQDLRDATLSSVRLSNALLTQEPVLFDDTVRANICYGSEGATDEAILDAARAAGADEFIAALADGYETRVGESGNLLSGGQKQRIAFARAILRDAPIVLLDEPTSALDAEAEAKVQLALDTLLEGRTVLMIAHRLSTVKKADIIVVMDKGRIVETGTHAELIARDGLYAHLHRTQFRGDADGAAPEPKTPATPAASAG from the coding sequence TTGAAGGGTATCCTTCTAGACAAGGCGATGGACGCGCGGGACGACGACACCCTCGACGTGCCGCCGATCGAGACCTTTGAGGTCGTTCGCCGCATTGCCCGCGACCACCTGAAGCCGCGCTGGCCGCTGCTGGTGGTGGCGCTCGCCACCATGGCCTTCGTTGCCGCCACCACCGGCGCCATGCCGTTCCTGATGCAGCGGGCGATCGACGACATCTTCATCGCCCGCAAGGAGGCGATGCTCTACGTGCTGCCGGTCGCCGTCCTCCTGGTGATGGTGGCGCGCGGCCTTGCCGACTACACCTCGCGGGTCACGGAAGCCTATCTCGGCAGCCGCATCATTGCGGATCTGCGCACCCAGCTCTTCGAAAAGCTTGCCTTTTCCGACCTCGGCTGGCTGCAGTCGACCCATTCCGGGCGCTTCGTCTCGGTCTTCATGACCGACGTCACCGTGGTCAACCGCGCCGCCGCCCAGACCCTTTCCGGCATCGCCAAGAACTTCCTGCAGATCGTCTTCCTGACCGGCGCCATGTTCTACATGGACTGGCTCCTGGCACTGATCGTCCTTGCCGCGTTGCCGATCGGCGGCTCGCTCCTGCGCCTGCAGCGAAAGCGCACCCGCTCCTCGGTCCGCCGCACCTTGCAGGAGACCGGCGACCTCGGCTCCATCGTCGCCCAGACCCTGCACGGCATCCGCGTCGTCAAGGCCTATCACCGCGAGGCCGAGGAGACGTCGCGGGCCCGCGCGATCATCGACCGGACGCTGGAATACATGATGCAGACGGTCAGGATGCGCGCCGCCACCGCGCCGGTCGCCGAATCGCTCTCCGGCCTCGGCTTTGCCGGCGCCATCCTCTATGGCGGCTACCAGGGCATCTATGGCGATCTCACCCTCGGCCATTTCTCCGGCTTCATGACGGCGGCGATGCTGATCTACCAGCCGGTGAAGGCGCTCGCCCAGCTCCACAACACGCTGCAGGAAGGCGTCATCGCGGCCTCGCGTGTCTACGGCATCATCGACCGCGACACCAAGGTCGCCGAGAACCCCGCGGCAAAGCCCCTGGTCGTGCGCGAAGGCGCCATCCGGTTCGACAATGTCAGCTTCTCCTACGAAGAGGGGCGCCCGGTCCTTGCCGACTTCACCCTCGACGTGCCCGCCGGCAGCCGCATCGCCCTTGTCGGGCCGTCCGGCGCCGGCAAGTCGACGCTGATCAACCTGATGCTGCGCTTCTTCGACCCCGATTCTGGACGCATCCTCGTCGACGACCAGGACCTGCGCGACGCGACGCTGTCGAGCGTGCGCCTCTCCAACGCGCTTTTGACCCAGGAGCCGGTGCTCTTCGACGACACCGTCCGCGCCAACATCTGCTACGGCTCGGAGGGCGCCACCGACGAGGCCATTCTCGATGCCGCACGGGCCGCCGGCGCCGACGAGTTCATCGCCGCGCTCGCCGACGGCTATGAGACCCGCGTCGGCGAATCCGGCAATCTCCTGTCCGGTGGCCAGAAACAGCGCATCGCCTTCGCCCGCGCCATCCTGCGCGATGCCCCCATCGTCCTCCTCGACGAGCCGACGAGCGCGCTCGATGCCGAAGCCGAGGCCAAGGTGCAGCTTGCCCTCGACACGCTGCTTGAGGGACGCACCGTGCTGATGATCGCTCACCGGCTGTCGACGGTGAAAAAGGCAGACATCATCGTCGTCATGGACAAGGGCCGCATCGTCGAGACCGGAACTCACGCCGAGCTGATCGCCCGCGACGGCCTCTACGCCCATCTCCACCGCACCCAGTTTCGCGGCGACGCCGACGGCGCGGCGCCCGAGCCCAAAACCCCGGCAACGCCCGCCGCGAGCGCCGGCTGA
- a CDS encoding lysophospholipid acyltransferase family protein: MLKRVVKSEAFRRLIGNTLAAYLDFVDRTSTLIIEPEDIDGYYHAVVPNIVTMWHGQHFLMPFARPTNADIRVMISKSGDGDINAIAAKKLGMGLIRASGGKTARQISRRGGVRGFLEALRCLENGVSVSLTADVPKGPARVCGPGIVQLASRSGRPILPTGYATSRRITLDTWDRMAVNVPFSRCGFVAGDPIFVPSNLDEAGLKRECERVKAGLDAVIKRAYAIADETTD, from the coding sequence ATGCTGAAACGGGTCGTCAAATCGGAGGCGTTCCGGCGCCTCATAGGAAATACGCTCGCCGCCTATCTGGATTTCGTCGACCGCACCAGCACGCTGATCATCGAGCCGGAGGACATCGACGGCTACTACCACGCGGTCGTCCCCAACATCGTTACCATGTGGCACGGCCAGCATTTTTTGATGCCGTTCGCGAGGCCGACCAACGCCGACATCCGCGTCATGATCTCCAAGTCCGGCGACGGCGACATCAACGCGATTGCCGCAAAGAAGCTCGGCATGGGCCTGATCCGCGCCTCCGGCGGCAAGACCGCGCGCCAGATCTCCCGCCGCGGCGGCGTGCGCGGCTTCCTGGAGGCGCTGAGGTGCCTGGAAAACGGTGTCTCCGTCTCGCTCACCGCGGACGTCCCGAAGGGCCCCGCGCGAGTCTGCGGCCCCGGCATCGTCCAGCTCGCCAGCCGCTCCGGCCGGCCGATCCTGCCGACCGGCTATGCGACATCCCGCCGCATCACGCTCGACACCTGGGACAGGATGGCGGTCAACGTGCCGTTCAGCCGCTGCGGATTCGTTGCCGGCGATCCGATCTTCGTACCGTCCAATCTCGACGAGGCGGGGCTCAAGCGCGAATGCGAACGAGTCAAGGCAGGCCTCGACGCGGTCATAAAACGGGCCTATGCGATTGCCGATGAAACAACAGACTGA
- a CDS encoding 3-deoxy-D-manno-octulosonic acid transferase: MAAPTRFSPAMVFYRGLGRAATPFLHLLLAWRNRKAKEDPARSGERYGRASLTRPAGPLVWVHAASVGETNAVLPLVERFVADDVAVLLTTATVTSAKIADKRLPTGAIHQYVPFDVVPAVRRFLDTWRPQAAFFVESELWPATLSELAARDVPVGIVNGRLSRRSWSRWKKRPALAGTVFGLVDRCLAQTERDAERFRDLGLADVVVTGNLKFDSETLPSDAAAEADLAGQIGGRPVWVAASTHAGEDDAVAAVHETLAPDRPGLLTLLVPRHPRRGPEIAAALAERGLTVARRAQGAAIGPETDVYIADTIGELGLFYRLAPVAFVGGSMIPFGGHNPIEPAQLKVALVAGPHLSSFADVYRELDHAGAMAPVADGEGLIRAVGHLLDNPDVAREMGEKAEAIVAEGRGALEKTYAALKPCLVHWGEAAK; the protein is encoded by the coding sequence ATGGCGGCTCCGACACGGTTTTCGCCGGCAATGGTGTTCTATCGCGGCCTCGGCCGCGCGGCGACGCCGTTCCTCCACCTGCTGCTCGCCTGGCGCAACCGCAAGGCCAAGGAGGACCCGGCGCGCAGCGGCGAGCGCTACGGTCGGGCCTCTCTGACACGCCCGGCGGGCCCGCTGGTCTGGGTCCATGCGGCCAGCGTCGGCGAGACCAACGCCGTCCTGCCGCTGGTCGAGCGCTTCGTTGCCGACGACGTCGCCGTGCTGCTGACGACGGCGACCGTGACCTCGGCCAAGATCGCCGACAAGCGGCTGCCCACCGGCGCCATCCACCAATATGTCCCGTTCGACGTGGTGCCGGCCGTGCGCCGCTTCCTCGACACCTGGCGGCCCCAGGCGGCGTTCTTCGTGGAATCGGAGCTGTGGCCGGCGACGCTTTCGGAACTGGCGGCGCGGGACGTTCCTGTCGGCATCGTCAACGGCCGGCTGTCGCGCCGCTCCTGGTCGCGCTGGAAGAAGCGCCCGGCGCTCGCCGGCACCGTCTTCGGCCTCGTCGACCGCTGCCTCGCCCAGACTGAGCGCGACGCGGAGCGCTTCCGCGACCTCGGCCTTGCCGATGTGGTGGTGACGGGCAACCTGAAATTCGACAGTGAGACGCTGCCGTCCGATGCCGCTGCGGAGGCGGATCTTGCAGGGCAGATCGGCGGCCGGCCGGTCTGGGTCGCGGCGAGCACCCATGCCGGCGAGGACGATGCCGTTGCCGCCGTCCACGAAACCCTGGCGCCCGACCGTCCCGGCCTCCTCACGCTGCTGGTGCCGCGCCATCCGCGCCGCGGCCCGGAAATCGCCGCAGCGCTTGCCGAGCGCGGCCTGACCGTTGCGCGCCGCGCGCAAGGGGCGGCGATCGGGCCGGAGACCGACGTCTACATCGCCGACACCATCGGCGAGTTGGGGCTGTTCTATCGCCTGGCGCCCGTCGCTTTCGTTGGCGGCTCGATGATCCCGTTCGGCGGCCACAATCCGATCGAGCCGGCCCAGTTGAAGGTGGCGCTGGTCGCCGGGCCGCACCTGTCGAGCTTCGCCGACGTCTATCGCGAGCTCGACCACGCCGGCGCCATGGCCCCTGTGGCCGATGGCGAAGGGCTGATCCGCGCCGTCGGCCATCTCCTCGACAATCCCGATGTCGCCCGCGAGATGGGCGAAAAGGCCGAGGCGATCGTCGCCGAAGGCCGTGGCGCGCTCGAAAAGACCTATGCGGCCCTGAAGCCTTGCCTTGTCCATTGGGGGGAGGCGGCGAAATGA
- the lpxK gene encoding tetraacyldisaccharide 4'-kinase: protein MNRAPEFWWQKDSLASRALWPLSVLYGAIAGHRMYKRPRLRSEVPVICVGNFTMGGAGKTPVAIAVVRMLLEAGKKPAVLTRGYGGRLKGPVLADPAVHTAAHIGDEALLLATIAPVVVGGDRVAGAATAIEAGADVLVMDDGFQNHSLAKTLSFVVVDAAAGIGNGLVFPAGPLRAPLDTQLQFADAIIAVGEGPVDAGLRAIAADYGIPLHAAVLAPQNGAEFEGKRVLAFAGIGRPEKFFESLTACGADVAGAPFSDHHVFTDAEAAKLLSRASSEGRELVTTEKDHARMQAGSGAVQRLCEAARLLKVSIDFVDEAPKALVLAALANHTARNAKKGWAKVK from the coding sequence ATGAACCGGGCGCCGGAGTTCTGGTGGCAGAAGGACAGCCTTGCCTCCCGCGCCCTCTGGCCGCTCTCCGTCCTTTACGGCGCCATTGCCGGCCACCGCATGTACAAGCGGCCGCGGCTGCGCTCCGAGGTGCCGGTCATCTGCGTCGGCAATTTCACCATGGGCGGCGCCGGCAAGACGCCGGTGGCGATCGCCGTGGTGCGCATGCTGCTGGAGGCGGGGAAAAAGCCGGCCGTGCTGACCCGCGGCTATGGCGGCCGGCTGAAGGGCCCGGTGCTGGCCGATCCGGCGGTGCATACGGCCGCCCATATCGGCGACGAGGCGCTGCTTCTGGCGACGATTGCGCCGGTGGTCGTCGGCGGTGACCGGGTGGCGGGGGCCGCGACTGCCATTGAGGCCGGCGCCGACGTCCTCGTCATGGACGACGGCTTCCAGAATCACTCTCTGGCAAAGACCCTCAGCTTCGTCGTCGTCGACGCGGCGGCCGGCATCGGCAACGGCCTGGTCTTTCCCGCCGGCCCCTTGCGCGCGCCGCTCGACACCCAGCTCCAGTTCGCGGACGCCATCATCGCCGTCGGCGAGGGACCGGTGGACGCCGGCCTCCGTGCGATCGCCGCGGACTATGGCATCCCGCTGCATGCGGCCGTGCTGGCGCCTCAGAACGGCGCGGAGTTCGAAGGCAAGCGCGTCCTCGCCTTTGCCGGCATCGGCCGGCCGGAAAAATTCTTCGAAAGCCTGACGGCCTGCGGCGCCGATGTCGCCGGCGCTCCCTTTTCCGACCACCACGTCTTCACCGATGCGGAGGCCGCAAAGCTGCTTTCTCGGGCATCGAGCGAAGGGCGGGAACTGGTGACGACGGAAAAGGACCACGCCCGCATGCAGGCAGGGTCTGGCGCCGTCCAGCGCCTTTGCGAGGCGGCACGCCTCCTGAAGGTCTCGATCGATTTTGTCGATGAGGCGCCGAAGGCGCTGGTGCTGGCGGCGCTTGCCAACCACACCGCCCGAAACGCCAAGAAGGGCTGGGCAAAGGTCAAATAA
- a CDS encoding DUF2093 domain-containing protein, whose amino-acid sequence MMNRYEAPRPASEAKIRYLDADFQVLQPGSYVRCAVTGQPIPLDELRYWSVERQEAYVDAAASLKRHLETR is encoded by the coding sequence CTGATGAACCGCTACGAAGCGCCGCGTCCGGCGAGCGAAGCCAAGATCCGCTATCTCGATGCAGACTTCCAGGTCCTGCAGCCGGGCAGCTATGTGCGCTGCGCCGTCACCGGCCAGCCGATCCCGCTCGACGAACTGCGCTACTGGAGCGTCGAGCGCCAGGAAGCCTATGTGGACGCCGCAGCCTCGCTGAAGCGTCACCTGGAAACGCGCTGA
- a CDS encoding nucleoside deaminase — MTSETSLPMTAALEEARAAAARGEVPVGAVIVKDGTIVARAGNRTLQDRDPTAHAELLAIRTAAASLGTERLIGCDLYVTLEPCAMCAAAISFARIRRLYFGAGDPKMGAVEHGPRFFSQVTCHHAPEVYSGIAETEAAELLKAFFRDRRN, encoded by the coding sequence ATGACCAGCGAAACGTCCCTGCCGATGACCGCGGCGCTGGAAGAGGCCCGGGCGGCAGCCGCGCGCGGCGAGGTGCCGGTCGGTGCCGTCATCGTCAAGGACGGGACGATCGTCGCCCGCGCCGGCAACCGGACGCTCCAGGACCGCGACCCGACAGCGCATGCCGAGCTGCTGGCCATCCGTACGGCAGCGGCGAGCCTTGGCACCGAGCGGCTCATCGGCTGCGACCTCTATGTCACGCTGGAGCCCTGCGCCATGTGCGCGGCGGCGATCTCGTTCGCCCGCATCCGCCGGCTCTATTTCGGCGCCGGCGACCCGAAAATGGGCGCGGTGGAGCACGGGCCCCGGTTCTTCTCCCAGGTCACCTGCCACCACGCCCCGGAGGTCTATTCCGGCATCGCCGAGACGGAGGCCGCAGAGCTTCTCAAAGCCTTCTTTCGCGACCGCAGAAATTGA
- the rsmD gene encoding 16S rRNA (guanine(966)-N(2))-methyltransferase RsmD: MRIVAGRFKGAAIAAPRGRATRPTTDRLRESLFNVLAHGYDDPLDGARVLDLFAGSGALGLEALSRGARFVLFVEEGPDARAAIRTNMETLGATGLAKLYRRDATRLGKCSPMMPFDIVFLDPPYGKGLGEKALSSVREGGWARPGAIFVLEEDRRSEIVLPEGFSLLEKRESGDTQLLFLSVEEAQ, from the coding sequence ATGAGGATCGTGGCGGGACGGTTCAAGGGTGCGGCGATTGCCGCCCCGCGCGGCCGTGCGACCCGGCCGACGACGGATCGCCTGCGCGAAAGCCTCTTCAACGTCCTCGCCCACGGCTATGACGACCCGCTCGACGGCGCCCGCGTCCTCGACCTCTTCGCTGGCTCCGGTGCGCTCGGCCTGGAAGCCCTGTCGCGCGGCGCGCGCTTTGTCCTCTTCGTGGAGGAGGGGCCGGACGCCCGCGCCGCCATCCGCACCAACATGGAAACGCTCGGCGCCACCGGCCTTGCCAAGCTCTACCGCCGCGACGCGACCCGCCTCGGCAAGTGCAGCCCGATGATGCCCTTCGACATCGTCTTCCTCGATCCGCCCTACGGCAAGGGTCTTGGCGAAAAGGCGCTTTCCTCGGTCCGCGAGGGCGGCTGGGCGCGGCCTGGGGCCATCTTCGTTCTGGAGGAGGACCGGCGCAGCGAGATCGTGCTCCCGGAGGGCTTTTCGCTGCTGGAAAAGCGCGAAAGCGGCGACACGCAGTTACTGTTCTTGAGTGTCGAGGAAGCTCAGTAA